In the genome of Podospora pseudocomata strain CBS 415.72m chromosome 2 map unlocalized CBS415.72m_2.2, whole genome shotgun sequence, one region contains:
- the ORC2 gene encoding Origin recognition complex subunit 2 (EggNog:ENOG503NXCD; COG:L), giving the protein MPPKKTTNQKAAARVPRKRPATTDPYEIPEEDEIEPPKRQRHAATAAADTDDATVSTPSVSRLKKTVATPIKLNGLNGIDTPSRKNNADRSARRKSARALVDRVISGAISDDEAEEGDIAREIYESSEDEEDEEGEEENLNGETEPTTTPSKFAPGRKRKTTTTRTRKRSPTPPRDLPPHEQYFFQNKPGLSKTSNNTLSSLQLLTHDEYFSLSRDLSSANPHRTDITHLASLHVSSFPQWAFELSQSFSLCLYGYGSKRQILHKFATYLSSHPPCSLGQANKIVIVNGYTPSITIRELLCSLASAVSSPTTTLPGILSHLTTHPKTTLTILLNSVSSPHLRKGSFQSIISTLASHAQVYLCCTTDSPDFALLWDSAVSTNFRFLYHDCTTFCSYSPSEMEVVDSVHELLGRKTRRVGGKEGVAFVLRSLPENAKSLFRLLVGEVLCADEGDGQGQGQGEEMSVEYRMVYNKAVEEFICSSEMAFRTLLKEFHDHQIITSHKDALGTELLSLPFRKEELEGILEELTT; this is encoded by the exons atgCCCCCAAAAAAGACCACAAATCAGAAAGCTGCCGCTAGGGTACCCCGAAAACGACCAGCAACTACCGATCCTTACGAAAtcccagaagaagacgaaaTTGAGCCACCGAAACGACAACGTCATGCCGCCACAGCAGCCGCTGACACAGACGATGCCACCGTCAGTACGCCCTCAGTCTCGAGGCTGAAGAAAACAGTAGCGACACCAATAAAACTCAATGGTCTCAACGGGATAGACACACCAAGCAGGAAGAATAACGCAGACAGATCCGCCAGACGGAAAAGCGCCAGGGCCCTCGTCGACCGTGTGATAAGCGGCGCCATCAGCGACGATGAAGCCGAAGAAGGGGACATAGCAAGAGAAATCTACGAATCCagcgaagacgaagaagacgaagaaggagaagaagagaatcTAAACGGAGAAACCGaaccgacaacaacaccctccaaATTCGCCCCCGGCCGAAAACGcaaaaccaccacaaccagaACCCGAAAACgctccccaacacccccccgcGATCTCCCCCCTCACGAGCAATACTTCTTCCAAAACAAACCCGGgctctccaaaacctccaacaacaccctctcctccctccaactcctcaccCACGACGAAtacttctccctctcccgcgaCCTCTCGTCCGCCAACCCCCACAGAACCGACATCACccacctcgcctccctccacgtatcctccttcccccaaTGGGCCTTTGAACTCTCCCAgtccttctccctctgcctctACGGCTACGGCTCCAAACGTCAAATTCTCCACAAATTCGCTACATACCTCTCCTCACACCCCCCTTGCTCCTTGGGTCAAGCCAACAAAATCGTCATAGTGAACGGTtacaccccctccatcaccatcagagAACTCCTCTGCTCCCTCGCCTCAGCAgtatcctccccaacaaccaccctcccGGGTATCCTCTCCCATCTAACAACccacccaaaaacaacctTGACCATCCTCCTAAACTctgtctcctccccccatctccgCAAGGGGTCCTTTCAGTCGATAATCTCCACCCTTGCCTCTCACGCACAAGTCTACCTCTGCTGCACAACCGACTCCCCTGATTTTGCCCTACTATGGGACTCGGCAGTCAGCACAAACTTTCGGTTTCTCTACCATGACTGCACCACTTTTTGTTCGTACTCCCCCTCTGAAATGGAGGTTGTCGACTCGGTGCATGAACTCTTGGGTCGGAAGACTCGAcgggtgggggggaaggagggagtGGCGTTTGTGTTGAGGTCGCTGCCGGAGAATGCAAAGAGCTTGTTTAGActgctggttggggaggttttATGTgcggatgagggtgatggtcaGGGTCAGGGGCAAGGAGAGGAGATGAGCGTGGAGTATAGGATGGTGTATAacaaggcggtggaggagtttATCTGTAGTAGTGAGATGGCGTTTAGGACGTTGTTGAAGGA gTTTCACGATCATCAGATTATTACTAGTCACAAGGACGCGTTGGGGACGGAGCTGTTGAGTTTGCCGTTTcggaaggaggagttggaggggataTTGGAGGAGTTGACGACTTGA
- a CDS encoding uncharacterized protein (BUSCO:EOG09264S4C; COG:S; EggNog:ENOG503P247) produces the protein MNLNLSASLNIFKLLAKPSLCLPQATVATFADLPIPLDKAFAGQREKVDIKAVVLDKDDCFAYPEHNEVYDQYKQRFEALRAAYPGRRLLIVSNTSGAQSYDRDGKLAAAVEKATGVVVLPHQTKKPGCGDEIMSYFRKHPETGVTSPSQIAVVGDRLSTDIMLANMMGSWGVWVEDGVVPLSEKSVFSRMERRLAPWLIARGYTAPDPSSPFE, from the exons ATGAATCTCAACTTATCTGCCTCACTAAACATATTTAAACTGCTGGCGAAGCCGTCATTATGTCTTCCCCAGGCAACGGTAGCCACCTTTGCCGACCTTCCAATACCGCTCGACAAGGCGTTTGCGggacagagagagaaggtTGATATCAAGGCGGTGGTCTTGGACAAGGATGACTGCTTTGCTTATCCGGAGCATAATGAGGTCTACGACCAGTACAAG CAACGTTTTGAGGCATTGCGAGCTGCCTACCCAGGTCGCCGTCTCCTGATTGTCTCCAACACTTCTGGAGCCCAGAGTTATGACCGTGATGGAAAGCTCGCCGCTGCCGTTGAGAAGGCTACCGGCGTTGTCGTTCTTCCACATCAGACCAAGAAGCCCGGGTGTGGCGATGAAATCATGTCCTATTTCCGCAAGCATCCCGAGACAGGAGTGACCAGCCCAAGTCAGATCGCCGTTGTCGGAGATCGTTTGTCCACAGACATTATGCTGGCCAACATGATGGGAAGTTGGGGAGTCTGGGTCGAGGACGGCGTTGTTCCTCTGTCGGAGAAGAGCGTG TTCTCTAGGATGGAAAGAAGGCTAGCTCCATGGCTCATCGCCCGAGGTTACACGGCGCCTGATCCCTCAAGTCCTTTCGAGTGA
- a CDS encoding uncharacterized protein (EggNog:ENOG503PH1C) yields MPPPSTVGKGGKAWIREEEFLFWKKLVPFTKKRCGDDIENNEEHEWNWVASEMRKRMREKYLKEGEPDRRNYTGLAMFEHYWQSACHRRPTVAAGRFPNRYCNLEANEEQVRERDERLVAIRKKRRDARKAARKAAREAREAREAEEAADGSPIRESIESDNNDADMSDDTDETSDNDEEETPEFDEAEAIRKMEESTKIKQESGSEYESDEEDTESEPDAKPRRRKGGKNNRRASIKKENRRSGSPEVTPFANNGTMAAKRRERLRAGEEIRRRNREMYAMLGRGEGNGGCYGGQGQGQGQGQMRG; encoded by the exons ATGCCCCCACCCAGCACCGTAGGCAAAGGCGGCAAAGCCTGGATCCGAGAAGAGGAGTTCCTCTTCTGGAAGAAACTCGTCCCGTTCACCAAGAAGCgctgtggtgatgatatCGAGAATAACGAGGAGCATGAGTGGAATTGGGTTGCCTCcgagatgaggaagaggatgagggagaagtACCTGAAGGAAGGGGAGCCTGACCGTAGGAATTACACAGGACTCGCAATGT TCGAGCATTACTGGCAGAGCGCCTGTCATAGACGCCcgactgttgctgctggccgGTTTCCCAACCGGTATTGCAATTTGG AAGCCAACGAAGAGCAAGTCCGGGAGCGCGACGAACGCCTCGTCGCCATCCGCAAGAAGCGCCGTGATGCCCGCAAGGCAGCGCGCAAGGCAGCCCGTGAAGCTCGCGAAGCCCgcgaggctgaagaagccgCCGACGGCAGTCCCATCAGGGAGAGCATCGAGTCGGACAACAACGACGCTGACATGAGCGATGACACCGATGAAACCTCCGAcaatgacgaggaagaaacCCCCGAGTTTGACGAAGCAGAAGCCATCCGTAAGATGGAGGAGTccaccaagatcaagcaAGAGAGCGGCTCCGAGTACGAgtctgacgaggaggacaccGAGTCTGAGCCCGACGCCAAACCCCGTCGTCGCAAGGGGGGTAAAAACAACAGGCGCGCTAgtatcaagaaggagaaccGGCGTTCAGGGTCGCCGGAGGTGACGCCTTTTGCAAATAATGGGACTATGGCTGCtaagaggagggagaggttgcgtgctggggaggagataaggaggaggaatagGGAGATGTATGcgatgttggggaggggggaggggaatgggggTTGTTATGGGGgacaggggcaggggcaggggcaggggcagatGAGAGGTTGA
- a CDS encoding uncharacterized protein (EggNog:ENOG503PBMN) produces the protein MLKKISIWIAWFIHRALNNRSKRFLVLPRINRPSTHYMAVVSTAFTSQLADCLQKSFSLRLLTRTHLFTSPFLVWILGLTSWLSCLKFEMRGLSVANIADKTATGLSWLSIKTEGWTIWDEAGTTSQPRPTWKPVSVDKLSKKPRPRSRAASPSSVPPASKRSLLQMFSHYVCDACQSLSHTNINLSGLARGIALSKILHTKPRMPSATGSETWRWEVLWHEVKSFVNNYWERFLDYIGAKLSGFKFMAQSLQISIEFRMKSWPASRLRSLETLPYELPEKILRCLDYIVTNLFGFESTAQSFQISDNEFLIKPRATSTLGSLEALPYELRDNILRCIPDFADLMSLVQASPVFLRMYLENKKSLLAGHLKMSLDTGVMTDALALQKASTLRVDKSIDRDKVQEQLNNYKNLRDRDGSTIGEPIDGYSEDAVLGMFLFWHTYARPLTVHFARLFLCRFDPQRPPIFTHLSPTENTRLLRALYRFELYSCLFGGESRHLQLNYKEEEVLKHFFCLFRPWEVEEIFSVYTLVHDEMTTRLRMMEKNLFHAVTNEFALAGGAASWGLRGFDSALRDVNFYSMITIQPGNQWTPGYGFMENVLGQGPQRLRRRSGITEHDLAQDRGDSLPYVGESESEPPYGWVLVCNGKYLNAYGGDVWKPSPRDWGYVFWDRWRLIEFKGDRKLKSTSWVPGAGV, from the exons ATGCTCAAGAAGATAAGCATTTGGATTGCTTGGTTCATCCACCGGGCATTGAACAACAGGAGCAAACGGTTCCTCGTGCTCCCTCGTATCAATCGGCCATCAACTCACTATATGGCCGTAGTCTCAACGGCCTTCACGAGTCAGCTAGCTGACTGCCTGCAAAAATCTTTTTCACTCAGATTACTTACTCGTACTCACCTCTTCACATCTCCTTTTTTGGTTTGGATCTTGGGTCTCACCTCCTGGCTTTCTTGTCTGAAATTTGAAATGCGTGGCCTTTCAGTTGCTAACATCGCCGATAAGACAGCTACTGGTCTATCCTGGTTGTCGATCAAGACAGAGGGCTGGACCATCTGGGACGAAGCAGGGACAACCAGCCAACCTCGACCGACATGGAAACCTGTATCAGTCGACAAGCTGTCCAAGAAGCCTCGGCCGCGATCTAGGGCAGCATCTCCCTCAAGCGTGCCCCCAGCATCCAAACGCAGCCTGCTCCAAATGTTTAGCCATTATGTCTGCGATGCCTGCCAAAGTTTGAGCCACACGAACATCAATCTCTCCGGGTTGGCACGCGGCATTGCCTTGTCAAAGATCTTGCACACCAAGCCTAGAATGCCATCTGCCACAGGCTCAGAGACCTGGCGTTGGGAAGTCCTCTGGCACGAAGTCAAGTCATTCGTCAACAACTACTGGGAGCGCTTCTTGGACTACATCGGGGCCAAGCTCTCTGGATTCAAATTCATGGCTCAGTCACTCCAGATCTCTATCGAGTTTCGAATGAAgtcttggccagcttccAGGCTCCGATCACTCGAGACCCTGCCGTACGAGCTTCCAGAGAAAATCCTCCGCTGCTTGGACTACATCGTGACCAATCTCTTTGGATTCGAATCCACGGCTCAGTCATTCCAGATCTCTGATAACGAGTTTCTCATCAAGCCCAGGGCAACTTCAACGCTCGGATCACTCGAGGCCCTGCCGTACGAGCTTCGAGATAATATCCTCCGCTGCATTCCCGACTTTGCCGACCTCATGTCTCTCGTGCAAGCATCACCCGTCTTTCTTCGAATGTATCTCGAGAACAAGAAGTCTCTGCTTGCTGGGCATCTCAAGATGTCGCTGGACACTGGCGTCATGACCGATGCCCTGGCTCTTCAGAAAGCTTCTACACTACGAGTTGACAAGTCTATCGATAGAGACAAAGTTCAAGAGCAGTTGAATAACTACAAGAATTTACGCGACCGTGATGGATCCACAATCGGGGAGCCCATTGACGGCTACAGCGAAGATGCTGTTCTCGGAATGTTCTTGTTTTGGCACACTTATGCTCGTCCACTGACTGTGCATTTTGCACGCCTCTTTCTTTGCAGGTTTGACCCCCAGCGGCCGCCCATCTTTACCCATCTGTCGCCCACGGAGAACACCCGTCTTTTGAGGGCACTCTACCGTTTTGAGCTCTACAGCTGCTTATTTGGCGGCGAGTCACGCCACTTGCAGCTCAACtacaaggaggaagaggtgctTAAGCATTTCTTCTGTCTCTTCCGGCCGTGGGAGGTCGAAGAGATCTTCTCCGTGTACACCTTGGTCCATGACGAGATGACGACTCGCCTTcggatgatggagaagaaCTTGTTTCATG CCGTCACAAATGAATTCGCCttggctggcggtgctgctTCCTGGGGCCTACGAGGATTTGACTCGGCTCTGAGAGACGTTAACTTTTATAGCATGATCACGATACAACCAGGCAATCAGTGGACTCCGGGGTATGGATTCATGGAAAACGTCCTCGGCCAAGGTCCTCAGCGATTGAGACGTCGTAGTGGCATCACCGAGCACGACCTCGCCCAGGATAGGGGAGATTCTCTCCCTTATGTTGGTGAGTCAGAGAGCGAGCCTCCCTATGGTTGGGTCCTGGTGTGCAACGGGAAGTACCTCAATGCCTACGGGGGTGATGTGTGGAAGCCTAGCCCCCGTGACTGGGGATATGTCTTCTGGGATAGATGGCGCCTGATCGAATTCAAAGGTGATAGGAAGCTGAAGTCTACGTCATGGGTGCCTGGTGCTGGAGTTTGA
- the TRM61 gene encoding tRNA (adenine-N(1)-)-methyltransferase catalytic subunit trm61 (BUSCO:EOG09262H50; EggNog:ENOG503NW0U; COG:J) — protein sequence MDDTMAPKTRSQTPKISPFLEPGKTTQVESLAILQLSRDNLQPVYLKAPSGKHDGYAEGAVVNTRYGSFPHSTMIGVPWGSQIRASKVDTGSRGRNNKRKRNKSDDDGKEDSATVAEEKTEQESTPAEVNDDSAAVAKKIVADVSGFIHILPPTPEVWTSSLPHRTQVVYTPDYSYVLHRIRARPGSVLIEAGAGSGSFSHASVRAVYNGYPSEGERKGKVYSFEFHEQRFHKMNQELKEHNLNSLVHLTHRDVYNGGFLIDGKSPEAEAIFLDLPAPWEALHHLSRRNPKNPEDKEWVSPLNPKKSAHICTFSPCIEQVTKTVSAMRRLGWVDIDMVEIANRKYHTSRERVGLNLSMDRGVNNSARDVDEALSRLTEIEARFREHAARSKESDDEVDGDEDDGLIKRREKKEQKGGRKRGGEKKVKIDHKPDSPESFEALPSGVPMWMEGRLITRGEPEIKTHTSYLVFATLPIEWTEENEAAAAAARHPVIGEQKVIGLVDKAARKQERREQLQKATGNRKARRMERAAELAVTAEEEVGVVVP from the coding sequence ATGGACGACACAATGGCACCCAAAACGCGCAGCCAGACGCCCAAGATCTCGCCTTTCTTGGAGCCAGGCAAAACCACCCAGGTCGAGTCACTGGCCATTCTCCAGCTCTCCCGCGACAACCTCCAACCAGTCTACCTCAAAGCCCCCTCCGGGAAACACGATGGGTACGCCGAGGGCGCTGTCGTCAACACCCGCTATGGCTCCTTTCCTCACTCGACCATGATTGGCGTGCCATGGGGCTCACAGATTCGCGCATCGAAAGTCGACACTGGCTCCCGAGGTCGCAACAATAAGAGGAAGCGTAATAAGAGCGATGATGACGGAAAGGAGGATTCGGCCACtgttgccgaggagaaaACCGAGCAAGAAAGTACGCCTGCCGAAGTCAATGACGACTCCGCCGCTGTCGCCAAAAAGATTGTCGCCGACGTCAGCGGCttcatccacatcctccccccaacccccgaagTATGGACGAGCAGCTTGCCGCACCGAACGCAGGTTGTCTATACGCCAGATTACAGCTATGTTTTACACAGAATACGTGCCAGACCTGGCTCTGTGTTGATTGAGGCTGGTGctggcagcggcagcttcaGCCACGCCTCTGTACGAGCCGTCTACAATGGATATCCAAGTGAAGGAGAGCGCAAGGGCAAAGTCTACAGCTTTGAGTTCCATGAGCAACGCTTCCACAAGATGAATCAGGAGCTGAAGGAACACAACCTCAACAGCTTGGTCCACTTGACACATCGGGATGTCTACAACGGCGGCTTCTTGATTGATGGCAAGAGtcccgaggccgaggccatcTTTCTCGATCTCCCAGCTCCTTGGGAGGCACTACATCACCTCTCCAGGCGGAACCCCAAGAACCCAGAAGACAAAGAGTGGGTTTCACCACTTAACCCAAAGAAGAGCGCCCACATCTGCACCTTTTCACCATGTATCGAGCAGGTCACCAAGACAGTTTCGGCAATGCGGCGCTTGGGTTGGGTCGATATCGACATGGTTGAGATTGCCAACAGAAAGTACCACACTTCCCGTGAACGTGTCGGTCTGAACCTCTCCATGGACCGCGGTGTCAACAATTCGGCTCGTGATGTCGATGAGGCTCTCTCTCGGCTGACTGAGATTGAAGCTCGGTTCCGGGAGCATGCCGCCAGGTCGAAAGAGTCGGATGACGAGGTggacggcgacgaggatgacggaCTGATCAAGCGGcgtgagaagaaggaacaGAAAGGCGGAAGGAAGCGCGGCGGCGAGAAGAAAGTCAAGATTGACCACAAACCTGACTCCCCAGAGAGTTTTGAGGCGCTGCCGTCAGGGGTGCCCATGTGGATGGAAGGCCGGCTGATCACCCGCGGCGAGCCTGAGATCAAGACACACACCTCGTATCTGGTGTTTGCCACGTTGCCGATCGAATGGACCGAAGAGaacgaggcggcggcggcggcggccaggCATCCCGTGATTGGAGAACAAAAGGTTATTGGTCTTGTTGAtaaggcggcgaggaagcaggagaggagggagcagcTGCAGAAGGCGACTGGCAACAGAAAGGCAAGACGGATGGAGAGAGCTGCGGAGTTGGCTGTGACagctgaggaagaggttggcgtAGTGGTGCCATAG
- a CDS encoding uncharacterized protein (COG:S; EggNog:ENOG503P588) has translation MGFFDFIEARDARDQLYSTDDRPSSKPNLGHEILGGAAAFEAMHLWEKEQRRKGEPVSHGFAKEALAAMAGAEADKLWERHHGRDGGNERDRERGREHARRQVEELYDQQYGERDEWNPNHEIHESMRFSGY, from the exons TCGAGGCAAGAGACGCCCGCGACCAACTATACTCCACCGACGACCGcccttcctccaaacccaacctcGGCCACGAGATCCTCGGCGGCGCAGCAGCCTTTGAAGCGATGCACCTCTGGGAAAAGGAACAACGCCGCAAAGGCGAGCCAGTCTCCCACGGCTTTGCCAAGGAAGCGCTTGCTGCCATGGCGGGCGCGGAAGCCGACAAGCTATGGGAGAGGCACCATGGccgggatggggggaatgaAAGAGACAgggagcgggggagggagcatgCTAGGcggcaggtggaggagctgtatGATCAGCAGtatggggagagggatgagtGGAATCC GAACCATGAGATTCATGAGTCGATGAGATTTTCTGGGTATTGA